The DNA region gaCGGTTGCCCGAAAGTTGGTTAACTGGATACTTGGAGAAATTTGATGTCCCCCCCACATTGGGGATCCGAGTTATCAATCTCCCGGGTATAGTTAAGAATTGACACTTAGaagatttttcaatatttcccttctattgagggtccgacttgtagacCTTACGAAACGCGTTGAATCACTTAGAAAAATTCCCAACGATTTCCCCTCatggggagtccgacttatctttTCTCCGACTCTCGTTTGGGATTCTTCTTTCCATTTATTGTACTCAAGTCCCAAAGGCATTTATTACTGTTATAAATAGGGTGGTTGGAACAGTTCCCTCTCACTTAATTCTCATTACTtccttcaaattttaaattgctggaaaaagagtagagagagacgctctgacaatcttcatcctttcttcaaacttctgacaaattcttgaagatcttcaagacatctgacagatcttcatcaagtttctgacaaatctccaacttttcttcaaaggtattcaaactttttcccagatcttcaaatttcttcaagttattcttcaaactgttcttaaatttcttcgatttgttcttgaatgttagcctaGGACATTGAATTCGTTTCATGAATTTAGTctctattctttacaagtttcgcctactactttatgattcttgttaacatggatgtcgcggctactcaagaGACCATAGCTAACTCAGACATTAACTTTACTAACTCGCCGGAAACTCCTTTGATAGTACGtaggcgtcttaataaaaaggggttgttaatgaatgattcggacgaaagtagttcggtgagaattacccctcattatgaaccaataaaagccggggatgagtcgtctgtatcccctatataccctccggagattatgaaaactgctccttgggaagtgagcattgctttctttcccaattacttgccgcgaataaatcctgacctggaagggttattgtatgtagatatggaaaaccttgaaggatcagccgagtcttccggaagggagagtgcagcgccagttcctcctccattctacattccaaacggcaggcccctaaactacttcattgatttacagactaagagagatctagacaaccgtcgggaagccatctctcaaaaatggggtttgaaagacAACATAAACATcattaccccggggaattatgacactgttaggtttcctcccccacactgtATAGCTGTATACTTTCCCTCTTTTGAGTTAGGACTTACGCTTCCTCTTCACCCattttttagggaggtgttagagtttttgaacgtTTCAGTGCCCGAGCTATACCCaaacgcctggggttgtatggtggcattTTTTATCTtatgcaaagttttggccgtgccaccaacactcaccgcctttagatatatattcagagcccgcctatgtaattctcaatcatacggctgCGGCTGGATAACTTTTACCCATCGTcgtggactgaagatagtccacgacctccctGATAACCAAAAGGGGTATAGGACTAAATTTGCCTACCTCTATAATTCGGAAGGATGGAATATCAAGACTTCCTTCGACTtcaaacccaacctttcgggTTTCAATAATGGTATCCCGCAATGTTCTCTTAGCGACGCGGTGATAATCGAGTATgcgaagatggacgttcaattgggaaggaaacccatgaacgtccagcTCAACTGGATACCCGgtcgtcctgagttggagaatgaaaacctcctctcagcattcggcatcagcttggctatcgatcggagtaagggTTGTCGGacttcttccttcttttttcAATTATCTGCTTGCCTCTAACTCGTGGTTTTcgcagggatagccaaggaaaatGTTCGAGCAAAAGACCCGGTACTCATGAAAAAATTAAGTGTCATGAgacttgctcaaggggccatccaacggcccgcggagaaacctctacctcttccGCCAAAGGTATAACTTTCTTCGTTCTTCCCGAACTATATTAGATTTCTTTGATTCTTTCTAATTTTTCTCTTGTAGGATTCTGCGACGGCGGAAAAGGGGCTGGATGAAGTCCCCTGCGAAGAGGAGGCTCTCCGGCTCCTTGAGGAGAGGAGACAAGTCCATATTCCCGATGACTCTCAGAGGGTAATCCCTTCTAAGAAGAGGGAATCGAAGAAAAgggagaggaagagaaagagagtctCTTCCTCTCATGAAGAAAGTGCCTCAAAAAAGGCCTCGGCGGGAACAACAATAATGTCGGCCGTACCTCTGCAAATGAGGTCGGCGGAAGAGGAGGTGGCTTCACCTCAAACCAAGGCGTCCTCTGTCCTGAGTCGGGGCAAAGAGAAGGTGGGGGAGTCGGCCGAGGCTCCTAAAGTGAAGGTGGAAGAGGTGTATCGTCGTCGGGAGGTTCTCCCTTTCCGGCATGACACCCCTTTCACCGACTTAGGCCATAAGGGCATGATAACCCGTTTTAACAGGGCGACGTCTCACTTGATCAGTCAAGTGGATGTTGATCTACTGGATTCCCTTTCCCCCACCGATAGGGTCCGTCAACTTCAAGTTTCTGCGGCTGAGGTAACTTACTTCCTCTTACATCTCTTTGAGTTTAACTGTTCGATTCTGATTTATTCTTTTCGCAGGCTTTTCTGAGGTTGTCTTTTGAGCTCAACCTCAGTCGCCAAAGTGCCGCGGACAGGGAGACTCTGGCTGTCTTATCCTCCCGCTGCGATGAGCAGGACGCGGAGCTTCAAAAGCTCCGAGATGAACTGCCGAGCTTAAAGGAAAAGCTAGCTAAATGCTCTGAGCTGAAGGAGCGTTTAGTCAAGACTGAGCAGTGGCGGGAGAGGGCGAGGAAGCAACTGGAGGAGACCGTCGAGAGTCTGGACGCGGCTTCTAATAAATCGGCAACCCTCGGCCACGAAATCGGTCATCTGATGGATGTTCATGCTAAActggttcatcagaaccagtgtCTTTTGGAACAGGTGTCGACTGATTCGGCCAAACTCAAGACTTTGCTATCCGCGGCTCAGATTTACAAGACCAGCTTAGGGAGACGAGCCCGGATAGCTAGGGATTGGCTCACTTCGGACGAACCGGAAGCGTCGAGTTTCTTAGGGAGTCTGACGGCAGAAATGGTGGGCACGGGGTCCACAATTACTGAAGAGAGCTACCGTctggctgccgcggagttaggcATTGACTTCGATTCCTTCAAACAAAAGGCATATCTTAAGGGGAACGAAGCTTTGACCAACCTAGCTCCAATTTTGGACCGGGAGTCGGCGGTACTTGTGGACCCCGACTGGGATGTGGAGGAGGCAAGGGCTTGGTCGGAGAGGGTTGATGTCGCGGCTGAAAAGGAGGCGTTATGCCTTGATCTGGATCAACTAACCCTCTCCCCTCCTCCGACCTCGGGGGCCCCTGAAAACTTGGCGCTTTCCCATTTGGAGAGTTTGTGCTTAGACTTGTCGAATCTCCTTATTGATGAAGGAAGAAACCTCCAGGGTTTGTCCAAGGAGCTATCCGGGATTGAAGTGGAGCCGTTCAACGTTGAAGATTTTGTGAGCTTCACTCCCAGTCTTGAAGAGGGGGCGGCCGAATCTCCTCCGTTGCCGGCCCAGGACGCAGAGGGGGACGTCGACGCCTTTTTGGATAATGTTTAGTCTTGTTTGTAAacattcaatttgatttttgtaaacATTCAATTCTGATGTATGTATTTTGAATATTCTGATGTATATATTTTGAACATTCAACTCCCAGTCTTGTTTGTTGAGCCGTGGCTTCTATCGTCTGAGCCCGCGGAATTTTTGCTGAATCGCTTTAGCAGAGGGCACGATTTACCGATGTCACGTGCGGGCGACATCAAGGGGAtttatacttagaatatttttagtCCTTAGGCCCCCCTTCTgtgggtccgacttgtcgatgtcccggttgggggACATCTTAGTagaaaacttagaatattttggaactccgggaccccaaactggggggtccgacttatcgatgtcccggttaggTAACATCTTTATGAAAACAGAATATATTTTTGAACTAtgggaccccaatctgggggttcgacttatcgatgtcccggttaggaaacatctttgtgaaaaacttggaatatttttgaacttaggggccccaaactgggggtccgacttatcgatgttccagttgggaaacatctttgtgaaaaacttggaatatttttgaacttagggaccccaaattgggggtccgacttataggtatcacaagtttgttagtgacttagaataatttgataatggggcccctctcaaggggtccgacttatgaatattactgatttaataagatttgcaatagaTTTTTACCAAATAATTGCGAACATAGGAGCCGGATAttctgaaaatgaaacttctATTATAAAGGATTGATAAGAATACAAATGACGATGACAAAAGTGATTTCGAATGACAACGCAACTATGTTGCGGAATGAAGGTAGTCGCGGATTGATGCTGATAAGTTTGTCTCTGTTGAAGCTGCTTACACTGATACTAGCAactgattgccccttgcaaattttattaaatgaagaatttctttaagtggtctccattccatggacggggtagttttctccctttcatgtcttctagttcgaacGTTCCTGGTTTGATGATGCCGGTGACTTTGAAAGGTCCGTCCCAATTGGCccctaactttcctttttcAACAATCTTCCCAGTAGCTTCGACTTTTCGGAGGACGAGATCATTGACTTGGATACGTCTTGTTTTCACATGGCGGTTGAAGCTACGAATCATCTTCTGCTTTTGGGCCATCGATCTCAGTAGTGCATTTCCTCTGGTCTCTGGAAGTAGGtctaagtttgctctttttccttcttcgttctcgtcgtatgagtagtaggtgacccttgtagagggtacTCCTATTTCCACTGGAAGTACGGCTTCGGACCCGTACACTAAAGAGAACGGTGTGTGCCCCGTGGCCTCTTTTATGGTGGTTCGACTGGTCCATAAGATTccgggtagttcttcatcccaattacctttgaccccttctatcttctttttgataccATTTAGTATCTCTTTGTTGGCGGACTCGACTTGACCGTTAGTTTGCGGCCTGGACACAGAACTAAATCTGATTTGGATGTGGAATTTGTCGCAATACTGAATGGTGTTCTTGCTGACAAATTGCCTTCCATTATCCGTAATGATCACCCTCGGTATGCCGTATCTTGTGATGATGTTCCGCCATAAAAACTGGCAGACTTGCTTGTCTGTGATCGAACTAAGAGCCTCTGCTTCTACGTACTTAGTGAAGTAATCAATAGCCACAATGATGAACTTGCGTTGCCCCTTTGCTGGTGGAAAAGGGCCAAGGAGATCCATACCCCATTTGTCGAATGGCAGGACGGCTTGCAAGACGGTCAAGTAATTAGAGGGTTTTCTCCCTATCTTCGAGTGATACTGACATTCAGGACATCGTAGGATCAACTCTTCCGCGCCTTTCCGGAGTGAAGGCCAATAATAACCACTTCTAAGGACTTTGCTAATGACCGTTCGTACTCCCTGATGTATTCCGCATCCGCCTTCGTGTATTTCTCGTAGGATATAGTTTTCTTCCTCAGGAGCAACACATTTCAAGAGGGGATGtgtgtatgattttttataaagCGTTCCTTCATGAAGTTCGAACCATTTGGCTTTCTTCTGGAGCATTTTGGCCTGATTCTCGTCTTGGGGGAGCGTTTGATCTTGCAAGTACTTAACGTATGGCCCCATCCATGTTTCAGATCTGTCGATGGTGTTGAtcatgaagttgatgctggggttGGGGAGCACTTCCCAAATTATATCACGAGCCGCGGAAGTATCTGCGGAGCTGGCAAGTTTTGCTAGGGAATCGGCCTGGGCATTTTGGGATCGTGGAATGTGCTCCAACGTGAACTTGTCAAACTTTGGGATAAAGTCCTTCACTTGCTGCAGATACATtttcatgctatcatctttaGCCTCGAATTCCCCGTTTACTTGCCCCTCTATCAATTGGGAATCCGAGAATGCGGCCAATTCTTTAGCCCCAGCCTCGCAGCAGATTTTCAGCCCCATCAGCAATGCTTCATACTCGGCCTCATTGTTGGATGCCGCGAACTCAAAtctgaccgccctttccatGCGGACCTCGGCGGAGGACACAATGAGGAGTCCGGCCCCACTCGCCGATTGTGTTGAAGACCCGTCTACATACAATTTCCATTCTCGATTAACTTCAGCAGGAGGGGGGGAAGTGCTTTCAGCAATAAAGTCAGCCAAGGCTTGTGCTTTAATTGCCGTTCGAGGCTCGTATTCGATGCCGAAGTCTgctagctggtttgcccaatcgGTAACGCGGCttgatttattttttccttccagaatctttttcaaaggttgatcagtccggacgatgatctggtgggattggaagtaCGGCTTCAATTTCCTGCTGGCCATCACTACCGCAAATATGACCTTTTCCACTTCGCAATAGTTCCCTTCTGAGCCGCGGAATGCATGACTCACATAGTATATTGGGAGCTgcttcttttccctttccgccACAAGCACTCCGGATAACGAGTATTCGGAGACAGAGGCATATAAAACTAGCTTTTCCCCGTTGATgggcgaaactagttttggcaGGGCTGACAAGTGCTCCTTGAGCTGACGGAAAGACTCTTCTGCTTCCGCGGTCCATTCGAATTTCTGTtgctttattgttttgaagaaaGGCAGGCATTTGTCTGCTGACTTTGAAAGGAATCTTCCTAGTGCGGCTATACACCCCGTAAGCTTTTGCACTTCTTTTACGGAGGTGGGGGATCTCATGTTTTGAATGGCCTGAATCTTATCCGGATTTGCCTCGATGCCCCGTTCGTCTACCAAGAAGCCGAGACATTTTCCTCCTGTGACCCCGAACACACACTTGTCCGGATTGAGCTTCATCTGGTGTTTACGGAGGGTATTGAACGTTTCACGCAAGTCCGCAGCGTGCTGAGTTGCGTGCTTGCTTTTTGTTatcatgtcatccacgtatacctcaagattccgtccaatctgagattggaaaACCTTGTTTACCATCCTTTGATAGGTGGCTCCTGCATTTTTTAGCCCGAAGGGCATGACTTTGTAGCAGTAGACACCCATGCTagtaatgaaggccgtgtgtGTTTGGTCCTCTGGCGCCAATTGAATCTGGTGATATCCggcattggcatccatgaaACTTAGTAGCGCATGGCCTGCTGTGGAGTCCACCAGGCGATCTATTTTGGGAAGTGGATAGTCGTCCTTGGGGCAGGCTCTATTCAAATCCGTGAAATCGAATCACATCCTCCATTTGCCGTTTGGTTTCTTCACGAGGACGACATTGGATAGCCAATCGGAGTATTTGCATTCTCTAATGAATCCGGCTCTCAATAATTTTTCAACTTCCTCTTTGGCGGCCTCGGTCCGCTCTTTTCCTTGATGCCGCAGCTTCTGCTTTACTGGTTTGTGGCCTGGTCTTatgtcaagtttatgacacATGACGCTagtagggatgccaggcatttcttccgtgctGAAGGCGAAGACGTCACGGAACTCAGCAATGGTGGCCACGATTTCTTTTTTAATCGTACcaggaagatctttccctatcTTTAGTTGCTTTCCCTCGAACATGTCTACTGCCTCGTATCTTTCTATGGGGCAAGGCCTTTCGTGTGTGCTAGGGTTTTCCATATATACGCTCATGACAGCGGGAGCGTCTTgatcttccctttcccttttggCGGGTGTCGCGGAGTGTCCGCGCTTCAGAGTGTTTATAAGGCATTGGCGTGCCGTTATCTGATCTCCCTTGAGGATGCCAACCTTCCCATCGTCCCGTTCGAATTGCAACAAgagttgatgagggaagattGCAGCTTTGATCTTGTTAATGAGGGGAAGtcccatgatggcgttgtaAGGGAAAGTGAGATCCACTACCGTGAAACGTATGGGCAGGGTCCTGCTTTCACTTCTTTCTCCCACGCgcacggggagaatgatcgttcCTAGCGGGATGACCTGACTTCCCCCAAACCCGATCAGCGGCTTATCGAGGGTCTGCAAGTGCTTTTCCtcgaacttcatttttctcaagcactccattgtaatgAGATCAGCCGTGCTTTCGGCATCCACGAGTacccttttgactttcatctgtccgattttgagggtgaccaccagagggtcagtaTGGGGCTGTTGCAGCGTTTGAGAGGTCGTGGCATCAAACTTCATGACCGGCCCGCTGGTTACGGTTGTTGGTCTTTTCAGCAGAGTATGAACACTGTCCTTTGCAGCGCGGATGGTAGGATATTCCTCGGTGTatcctccaaaaatcatgttgatggtCCCTTGCGTATGGGAACCTTCGCGCCTTGCCTCTTCCCTCTTGGGGGATCCGCGTCTTTGATTCCACTGCCTTCTGTTTGCTCCTTCTCCCGTGTCATAGTCCCTCTTGTTGAGGAACCTGGAAAGCTTTCCTTCATCGGCCAGCTGATACAAGATGCGCTTGAGTTCGCGACATTGGGCGAGGGTATGGCCGTGCTCTTTATGGTAGTCACACCATAAATTGTAATTGCGCCTGTTGGAAGGAGTGGTAGtgggaggtggagttggcaacttGTCGCGAACGGCAAAGAAAATATCCCTTCTGTTTCGATTAAACATCGGGTCATTTCCTCCGTCTAACAAATTGCGTGTTCTGGATTCCCCTGCCGCGGTATAAATGTGATGGGAACGCGGGGGTCTCATATCTGAAGAGGGCGCGGGACGACGCGGCGTGTGATTTCTTTCCCTCCTCGGCTGGTGCTCTTCTCGGTTCCTCGAGGATTGGTGGGGGGTTGCGGCGTCTTTCTTGTCAGACTTCCGCCTCTTGGGGTCGTGTGCCTGACATACctcggaggccgtgacataactttgacattgcttcatggcctccgcatATGTCTTGACCTGGCTTTCCACCAACTGGAACTtgagcctttgagccttcattccattGATAAGGGCGTTTAAGGCGACTGATTCCTCTAAATCCGTCACCTCTAGCACCGCCTCATGGAATTTCTTCAGATAGGAGGATATGGATTCTCCTTCCAATTGAGTGACACTTAGtaggtggaagtttgatttctcctgccttcttgagGCTATAAAGTGGCCCAGAAATTTGCCTTCTAGTTGGGCAAAATTGTGGATACTTCCTTggggaagggaggtgtaccacgtcaaggctgctcccgtaagagtagttgggaagaatttaCACCACAAGGAAGGATTTGTAGTGTGCAGCACCATCAGGTTCTTGTACGCCATCAAGTGTTCTTCAGGGCATGCCGTTCCGTCAAACGCTGCCatatttgggatttttattttccCCGGGTTGGGAATGTTTAGTATTTCAGGAGCCATTGGAGAGATTATCGGCGTAGGATCTCCAGGGAGGATTTTGACCTCATCTTCGTTCCGCGGCATGGTTACAGGACTCGCTGGATGGCTGGATCCTACCAGCTGCGCCCTCTTCCTCTCTTCCCTCCGTCGATCCACCAGTGACTGGATGCTTTCGGATGCCTTATGCTTTTTGCTTTCTAAATAAGTACGGGCATCTTGAGAGGCGGTTTTAGACTCTCTGTCTCTAGGATCACTTCTGCCGAGGCTCGTGTGAGTCCTTGGTCTCTCCCGTCGCCTCTTGTTTCTCTTGCTGGAACGTGACATCTCCGAGTTCCCATCCTGAGATTCGTGGGATTTGGGTGTCTCGTTAGGGGGCTCGATCCGTTCCCgcagattttttatttgatctgcCATATCATCCAATACTTGTTGTGGAGCAGGATTATTGTTATTCATGACAGCGCGGAGCTGTTCGGAAAACGcagcagtgaggtttcgtgctagcatgtccagatcacggcgggTCACGGCCTGATTGTTGGCCTGACCTgcagaagtgtctgtatctgtgctatgcacggttgcggtttgtgttggatttcttttgggagccatgacttaTTGTAAcagtccccacagacggcgccaaactgtttcggtaatgaaactaGGAAGTGCGAAAGACACtcaaaatacctggagattagtggaagtgtgatcaagagaagtAATTTGTGGGAGGAAGTggcttgaattcctgcaaaacaacttgttagccttgtccggggggtgatctcccggaaaacccctccgacgctcaagttagaacgtggatatcgGAAataaatgaatgaacgattatagaatgaatgcaagaagagaTGTTGGGATTAAGATTGCTAGTGTTTGGGTAAGTTAATGAAGCAGGGTGAGAGCAATGATATTACTAAGGCTATGTTTTTAGATGATCTTTCCTTCTTGATTGCTGCCCATATTTATAATGATGGAAAAGAAGTGGCAGAAGAAGTgaactatcatgggagtagtgggagtaatgggaagAGTGGGCAGTTACTTATCTTGAAATAAGGAGAGCCATGCATTGTGGGAGAGTGGGGAGTTATGGTTTTTCAGAGGTGactggcccatgggccattcaaggaagatgggacttccagaaaaagcccattgaccgaaagtcaaggtcaacggaaaaggtcaaagggtatttcggtaatatgatgctatttattaaataaattaattaaaaagaaacagtaccatgacaatGTTCATTTATGACGCAAACattttgattcctttatgatggATAGAGTTTAGCCGTCTAATTGGAGTTCCACTTTGCTAGAAAACTGATTGCGTAAACAATATTTCTTACATGTCCTATAAAATAATGCTCCTTAAACTTTAAGTTTAAATTCTTATACATATCCTAATTGGATGCATTGAATGTATTTACTCCACATAATTTTGTTCCAATTAGTCTCAAAGAGGAAAGCCAGTAAATGTGTCTAGTTCTGGGTAAATTCGACTCTTTCTCTCGTAGATTCGTCCTAGACCCGCTAGATCAGTCCTAAACCCACCAATTTACAATCAATTTAAGGTTCATTCTAAACCTATTTCTATATTTATGTGGATTCAATTTTGACTCATGTACAACCGGTAAAATCCATTTTAGAACTAATAAAAGCTTTCAAAAGGTAAAAAAGTTAAAGTATGAATACTTAAATCAAGACTCATGCATTTAGGATCCTAAACCCCATCATACATGAAGAGTCTGGGTCTAGGTCTAGATATAGGCCCTCTAAAAATTAATAGGTTCAGATTTGAATCCGATTGGATTCGACTAACCCGACTCATGACCTTCCCTAGCATAGATTTTGTTGGATTGAGCATGTACAAATATTAGACTTCACAAAGAATGTGATTtctaaattacattaattatttagaaaaattcATTTTAGAGGTAATACAAGAATAGCATAGAAgaacaaattaagagtgatgatgTGCAATCTTTTAATAAGCAATTGATCTCTTGAAAGATCATTTCTCAGTTCCAATTCATTAAACATTATTGCATAttcttactctatatttttttatgggccgacctaattagagatggtctctcaaagaaatcGTCTTTCACAAATATTTGTGTTTAATAATACCTACTATTCAGTtccagcaagtcttgtatgagatcgtctcactgtgagacgagTCCATACAAGCAGCAC from Amaranthus tricolor cultivar Red isolate AtriRed21 chromosome 3, ASM2621246v1, whole genome shotgun sequence includes:
- the LOC130808593 gene encoding uncharacterized protein LOC130808593 yields the protein MITKSKHATQHAADLRETFNTLRKHQMKLNPDKCVFGVTGGKCLGFLVDERGIEANPDKIQAIQNMRSPTSVKEVQKLTGCIAALGRFLSKSADKCLPFFKTIKQQKFEWTAEAEESFRQLKEHLSALPKLVSPINGEKLVLYASVSEYSLSGVLVAEREKKQLPIYYVSHAFRGSEGNYCEVEKVIFAILEGKNKSSRVTDWANQLADFGIEYEPRTAIKAQALADFIAESTSPPPAEVNREWKLYVDGSSTQSASGAGLLIVSSAEVRMERAVRFEFAASNNEAEYEALLMGLKICCEAGAKELAAFSDSQLIEGQVNGEFEAKDDSMKMYLQQVKDFIPKFDKFTLEHIPRSQNAQADSLAKLASSADTSAARDIIWEVLPNPSINFMINTIDRSETWMGPYVKYLQDQTLPQDENQAKMLQKKAKWFELHEGTLYKKSYTHPLLKCVAPEEENYILREIHEGGCGIHQGVRTVISKVLRSGYYWPSLRKGAEELILRCPECQYHSKIGRKPSNYLTVLQAVLPFDKWGMDLLGPFPPAKGQRKFIIVAIDYFTKYVEAEALSSITDKQVCQFLWRNIITRYGIPRVIITDNGRQFVSKNTIQYCDKFHIQIRFSSVSRPQTNGQVESANKEILNGIKKKIEGKMIRSFNRHVKTRRIQVNDLVLRKVEATGKIVEKGKLGANWDGPFKVTGIIKPGTKNSAGSDDRSHGSTNKTGS